The nucleotide window CACTGGTAAAGATTCCCTGAGGTTTGCTTGTCGGTATTCCAACAATCGTATGGCTTGTTCCCTGTCCAGAAATGCTCTGATTACCAAATAAGTAGTTAGAAATATGATAATGCCTGGAACGAGGTAAACTAAAATCTGAGAAAGTAATTCCATAAATAATTTAAGTGTGGTAAAAATATAAAAGTGAATGTAAAGAAACTTAACGACACAAAAGTGAGTTTAGTAAATTTGTAAAAAAGAAAAGAACAATCATGGATGTTTTAACACAATCACCTGTTACCCTAACTGCAAGCGCATATACTGAATTAAGAAAAATACTGATTGAAAAAAATCTCGGCGATACCTATGGCTTACGTATTGGCGTGAAAGGTGGCGGATGTGCCGGCATGTCCTATCTTCTTGGTTTTGATTCTGCCAAAGAAAATGATAATACCTATAAATACGATGACTTAACAATTTATATGGATAAAACACATGGCATGTATTTAATAGGAATGGAAATAGATTTTATTGAAGGATTGAATAACAGAGGATTTACTTTTAATAATCCTAATGCTTCTAAGACTTGCGGTTGCGGAACTAGTTTTGAATCTTAATACTCAAAGACTCTCCATTGCTATCCGGAATTTATTTCCGCAGATTTAATATTCATTTTCAACTCAATGATATCCAAAAAAAACCTCCGCTTACCTGTTCGTATGCGGAGGATCAAAACTAGTCACCCCTAATAACCCTTTTGAATACAGCTAAGACACTTGAGGTATATAAAATGGTTGCAGAAATGAATT belongs to Bacteroidota bacterium and includes:
- a CDS encoding iron-sulfur cluster assembly accessory protein, whose translation is MDVLTQSPVTLTASAYTELRKILIEKNLGDTYGLRIGVKGGGCAGMSYLLGFDSAKENDNTYKYDDLTIYMDKTHGMYLIGMEIDFIEGLNNRGFTFNNPNASKTCGCGTSFES